A region from the Streptomyces tsukubensis genome encodes:
- a CDS encoding isochorismatase family protein, with product MPHSAALLVIDLQNTLVSIAHRPDPVLTAVAGLRARALAAGVPVVTVQHRGDGLEPGTDGWRVAPGIAPGEDEPVVHKTSADSFLGTDLDTVLRGLGVTEVVVTGFATEICVDTTARQALSHGYDLLLVEDGHLTSVRPEQSPFAAPEASVAHHNAIFRSIRFPGRSIRVLPAADIDFSPPPAPPAR from the coding sequence ATGCCGCACTCCGCCGCGCTCCTCGTCATCGACCTCCAGAACACCCTGGTGTCCATCGCCCACCGGCCGGACCCGGTACTCACCGCCGTCGCCGGGCTGCGGGCCCGGGCCCTGGCCGCCGGGGTGCCGGTGGTGACCGTCCAGCACCGGGGCGACGGGCTGGAGCCCGGCACGGACGGCTGGCGGGTCGCGCCCGGGATCGCACCCGGCGAGGACGAGCCGGTCGTCCACAAGACCAGTGCCGACAGCTTCCTGGGCACCGACCTGGACACGGTGCTCCGGGGGCTGGGTGTCACGGAGGTCGTCGTCACCGGCTTCGCCACGGAGATCTGTGTGGACACGACGGCCCGTCAGGCGCTGAGTCACGGCTACGACCTGCTGCTCGTCGAGGACGGCCACCTCACATCCGTACGGCCGGAGCAGAGCCCTTTTGCGGCGCCGGAGGCGTCCGTGGCCCATCACAACGCGATATTCCGGTCGATCCGCTTCCCGGGCCGCAGCATCCGGGTACTGCCCGCGGCCGACATCGACTTCTCGCCACCCCCGGCACCCCCGGCGCGCTGA
- a CDS encoding GNAT family N-acetyltransferase, protein MSHDHQSGAVLSVGDRDAELSKNLSDGLDEVNFPATGTTAADQTGLSVKAVDGEGRLIGGLTGWTWGGLLGIDMLWIREDSRRDGWGGKLLLAAEEEARRRGCDRACVSSFTFQAPGFYQRHGYRETGRTLGIPGGAEDVHMFKEFGPDGEAR, encoded by the coding sequence ATGTCACATGATCACCAGAGCGGCGCCGTGCTGAGCGTCGGAGACCGGGACGCCGAGCTGAGCAAGAACCTCTCGGACGGGCTCGACGAGGTCAACTTCCCCGCGACCGGGACCACGGCGGCCGACCAGACCGGCCTGTCGGTGAAGGCCGTGGACGGCGAGGGCCGGCTGATCGGCGGGCTGACCGGCTGGACCTGGGGCGGGCTGCTCGGTATCGACATGCTGTGGATCCGCGAGGACAGCCGCCGGGACGGCTGGGGCGGGAAGCTGCTGCTGGCCGCCGAGGAGGAGGCCCGGCGGCGCGGCTGCGACCGGGCCTGCGTCTCCTCGTTCACCTTCCAGGCGCCGGGCTTCTACCAGCGCCACGGCTACCGGGAGACGGGCCGCACGCTCGGCATTCCGGGCGGGGCGGAGGACGTCCACATGTTCAAGGAGTTCGGTCCGGACGGCGAGGCGCGGTAG
- a CDS encoding ferric reductase-like transmembrane domain-containing protein yields MALAITAALSALIWARINSRASSTATVMPFMADDPEAFLLYFLSQAFGWSALLWAWITVVLGLLLSGPRPARLPLSGPRLERLHRTTSLNTIALIAAHALLFAAELIRHNDAAWYGAAWTAFVETFVPGGYESGTGRIAIPVGQAALYLAIPLGLLFYIRHRIGPKTWRVLHRFVLVVYVLSVWHTLLYGTNVWYDGWFRTSVWLLQIPIAALFLARLLSPARRSERLPALAAVPGGGKPLWTARAAGRAAAAAVLVVLVAILVTGRDGGREEPPADTTSTHNHD; encoded by the coding sequence GTGGCCCTCGCCATCACCGCCGCCCTCTCCGCCCTGATCTGGGCCCGGATCAACTCCCGCGCCTCGTCCACCGCCACCGTCATGCCGTTCATGGCCGACGACCCCGAGGCCTTCCTGCTCTACTTCCTCAGCCAGGCCTTCGGCTGGTCCGCGCTGCTGTGGGCGTGGATCACCGTCGTCCTCGGGCTGCTGCTGTCCGGCCCCCGGCCCGCCCGGCTGCCCCTCTCCGGCCCCCGGCTGGAACGCCTCCACCGCACCACCAGCCTCAACACCATCGCGCTGATCGCCGCCCACGCCCTGCTGTTCGCCGCGGAGCTGATCCGGCACAACGACGCCGCTTGGTACGGGGCGGCCTGGACCGCCTTCGTCGAGACGTTCGTCCCCGGCGGCTACGAATCCGGCACCGGCCGGATCGCGATCCCCGTCGGCCAGGCCGCGCTCTATCTCGCGATCCCGCTCGGCCTGCTGTTCTACATACGCCACCGCATCGGCCCGAAGACCTGGCGGGTCCTGCACCGCTTCGTCCTCGTCGTCTACGTCCTGAGCGTCTGGCACACCCTGCTGTACGGCACGAACGTCTGGTACGACGGCTGGTTCCGCACCTCCGTCTGGCTGCTCCAGATCCCGATCGCCGCGCTCTTCCTGGCGCGGCTCCTGTCTCCGGCCCGCCGCTCGGAGCGTCTCCCCGCGCTCGCGGCGGTCCCCGGCGGCGGCAAGCCGCTGTGGACGGCGCGCGCTGCGGGCCGGGCAGCCGCCGCGGCGGTCCTCGTGGTCCTGGTCGCAATCCTCGTCACCGGCCGCGACGGCGGCCGGGAGGAGCCCCCGGCGGACACCACCTCCACCCACAACCACGACTGA
- a CDS encoding DUF4287 domain-containing protein, with protein sequence MTESAAATPPKGPAFYFPSIEKKYGRPIAEWQELIRASPLTKHSELVTWLKTEHGLGHGHANALVAHTLKEDAAGS encoded by the coding sequence ATGACCGAGAGCGCCGCCGCCACCCCGCCGAAGGGCCCCGCCTTCTACTTCCCCTCCATCGAGAAGAAGTACGGGCGTCCGATCGCGGAATGGCAGGAGCTGATCCGCGCCTCGCCGCTGACCAAGCACTCGGAGCTGGTGACCTGGCTGAAGACCGAGCACGGTCTGGGGCACGGCCACGCCAACGCGCTGGTCGCGCACACGCTCAAGGAGGACGCGGCCGGGTCCTGA